One window of Halopseudomonas maritima genomic DNA carries:
- the ggt gene encoding gamma-glutamyltransferase, producing the protein MLTRLCQPLSLGVLLLCSAPLLAADGPGRSAVASAHPMATDAGLEIMADGGNAFDAAIAVAATLAVVEPYSSGIGGGGFFLLRQPGNSDQPYRFIDARETAPGQAGRDLYRDASGEVQRDPAINGPLAAGIPGIPAALVHLAEHYGRLPLAQSLAPAIEAAENGFHSSEHYRTLVGFRLETMQRDAETARLFLRDNQAPDAGTLISQPELAATLRAIAKDGRDGFYRGPVAEQLLRGVQAAGGVWQQADLDNYRVIERSPIRFSSGGYQVISAPLPSAGGIALAGILQALPALPASPNGSIQQTHQLVELMRRVYRDRAMLLGDNDFVPVPVAELTSKAYAVAMAQDIDPERATPSSELGPLRDFHEGTNTTHFSLLDADGNAVSATLSINLPFGAAFTPPGTGVLLNNEMDDFAADPSGSNAYGLAGSEANAIAPGKRPLSSMTPTMLENDQQLALLGTPGGSRIITMVLLGTLEAMHGEPVERWVSRPRFHHQYLPDHIQVEDAAFDTDQQATLQAMGHQIKPVGRDYGNMHAVSWDKAGNRVSAASDPRGIGSAQLGEPRMQAEKSRE; encoded by the coding sequence ATGCTGACCCGCCTGTGCCAGCCCCTCAGCCTCGGTGTGCTGCTGTTGTGCAGCGCCCCCCTGCTGGCGGCGGACGGCCCGGGCCGCAGCGCGGTCGCCAGCGCCCACCCGATGGCCACCGACGCTGGCCTTGAGATCATGGCCGACGGCGGCAATGCCTTCGATGCCGCGATTGCGGTAGCCGCCACCCTGGCGGTGGTCGAACCCTACAGCTCCGGTATTGGCGGCGGCGGTTTCTTCCTGCTGCGCCAACCCGGCAACAGCGACCAGCCCTACCGCTTTATCGACGCCCGCGAAACCGCGCCAGGCCAGGCTGGCCGCGATCTCTACCGCGACGCCAGCGGTGAGGTGCAGCGCGACCCGGCCATCAATGGGCCGCTGGCAGCGGGTATTCCCGGCATTCCGGCAGCGCTGGTTCATCTGGCCGAGCACTACGGTCGCCTGCCGCTGGCGCAATCCCTTGCCCCAGCCATTGAAGCTGCCGAGAACGGCTTCCACAGCAGCGAGCACTACCGCACGCTAGTCGGCTTCCGCCTGGAGACCATGCAACGCGACGCGGAAACCGCACGGCTGTTTCTGCGCGACAATCAGGCGCCCGACGCTGGCACCCTGATTAGCCAACCCGAGCTGGCCGCCACCCTGCGTGCCATTGCAAAGGACGGCCGCGACGGCTTCTACCGCGGCCCGGTCGCCGAGCAACTGCTGCGCGGCGTGCAGGCCGCGGGCGGGGTCTGGCAACAGGCCGACCTGGACAACTACCGGGTTATCGAACGCAGCCCCATTCGCTTCTCCAGCGGCGGGTATCAGGTCATCAGCGCGCCGCTGCCCTCGGCCGGCGGCATTGCGCTGGCCGGTATTCTGCAGGCGCTGCCCGCGCTACCGGCCAGCCCCAACGGCTCGATTCAGCAGACCCACCAGCTGGTTGAGCTGATGCGCCGCGTCTACCGTGACCGCGCCATGCTGCTGGGCGACAACGACTTTGTGCCCGTACCGGTGGCCGAGCTGACATCCAAGGCCTACGCCGTGGCCATGGCGCAGGACATTGACCCCGAGCGCGCCACCCCGAGCAGCGAGCTGGGGCCGCTGCGCGACTTCCACGAAGGCACCAACACCACCCATTTCTCGCTGCTGGATGCCGACGGTAACGCCGTTTCAGCCACCCTGAGCATCAACCTGCCCTTCGGCGCGGCCTTTACCCCGCCCGGCACCGGCGTGCTGCTCAACAATGAAATGGACGACTTTGCCGCCGACCCCAGCGGCAGCAACGCCTACGGCCTGGCCGGCAGCGAGGCCAACGCCATCGCCCCCGGCAAGCGTCCGCTGTCGAGCATGACCCCGACCATGCTGGAAAACGACCAGCAGCTGGCCCTGCTCGGCACCCCCGGCGGCAGCCGCATCATTACCATGGTGCTGCTTGGCACGCTGGAAGCCATGCATGGCGAGCCAGTCGAGCGCTGGGTCAGCCGCCCGCGTTTTCACCACCAGTACCTGCCGGACCATATTCAGGTAGAAGACGCTGCCTTCGATACCGACCAACAGGCGACCCTGCAGGCCATGGGGCACCAGATCAAGCCGGTTGGCCGCGACTACGGCAATATGCACGCGGTGTCCTGGGACAAGGCAGGCAACCGTGTGTCGGCCGCCAGCGACCCGCGTGGCATCGGCAGCGCCCAACTGGGTGAGCCCCGCATGCAGGCAGAAAAAAGCCGGGAGTAG
- a CDS encoding YfhL family 4Fe-4S dicluster ferredoxin codes for MSLIITDDCINCDVCEPECPNGAISQGEEIYVIDPNLCTECVGHFDEPQCQQVCPVDCIPLDPDNVESQDELMDKYKIITGQG; via the coding sequence ATGTCACTGATCATCACCGACGACTGCATCAACTGCGACGTCTGCGAGCCGGAGTGCCCCAACGGCGCCATCTCCCAGGGCGAAGAGATCTACGTTATCGACCCCAACCTGTGCACCGAGTGCGTCGGCCACTTTGACGAGCCACAGTGTCAGCAGGTGTGTCCGGTCGACTGCATTCCGCTCGACCCCGACAACGTCGAAAGCCAGGACGAGTTGATGGACAAGTACAAGATCATCACAGGTCAGGGCTAA
- the coaD gene encoding pantetheine-phosphate adenylyltransferase: MNTVLYPGTFDPITKGHTDLVERAARLFDRVVVAVAASPKKNPAFTLEQRVDMAKTALGHLPNVEVVGFSSLLAHFVKEVNANVLLRGLRAVSDFEYEFQLANMNRVLAPDVESLFLTPSEKYSYISSTLVREIAALGGDVTKFVHPVVNEALTERFSR; this comes from the coding sequence ATGAACACCGTACTCTATCCCGGCACCTTCGACCCCATCACCAAGGGCCATACCGATCTGGTCGAGCGCGCCGCGCGGCTGTTTGACCGCGTGGTGGTGGCTGTCGCCGCCAGCCCGAAAAAGAATCCCGCCTTCACGCTGGAACAGCGCGTCGACATGGCCAAGACCGCACTGGGTCACCTGCCCAACGTCGAAGTAGTGGGCTTCTCCTCACTGCTGGCGCACTTCGTAAAAGAGGTAAACGCCAATGTGCTGCTGCGCGGCCTGCGTGCGGTCTCCGACTTCGAGTACGAATTCCAGCTGGCCAACATGAACCGGGTGCTGGCCCCCGACGTGGAAAGCCTGTTCCTGACGCCGTCCGAAAAATACTCCTACATCTCCTCCACCCTGGTGCGCGAGATTGCTGCGCTCGGTGGCGACGTGACCAAGTTCGTTCACCCGGTGGTCAATGAGGCGCTGACCGAGCGCTTTAGCCGCTGA
- a CDS encoding GMC family oxidoreductase, producing the protein MPVPDIFLQGVARGWQVIDARELDSDRELEADVIIIGTGAGGGTSAEILANAGLRVLLVEEGSLKTSSDFKNDEGKAYAELYQEGSARATGDSAIGILQGRTVGGTTTVNWTSSFRTPDPTLAHWAAEHNVKGLDSASMAPWFAKMEERLGVAPWAIPPNANNDVIRQGCEQLGYHWKVIPRNVRGCWNLGYCGTGCPANAKQSMLVTTLPAALDKGAVLIHSARAERLAFSGDRVSAVQCRAMDAHLSRPSGHRLTLRAPHIVLAGGGINNPGLLLRSEAPDPHQRVGKRTFLHPVNLTLAQYDRDIHGYYGAPQSIYSDHFQWNQGTTGPMGYKLEVPPMQPSITATLMGGFGMQSLQRMAALPQSNVLLALLRDGFHEQSQGGSVSLRDNGDPVLDYPLNDYLWDGARRAYLSMGEVQFAAGAKAVMPSHAHGRLSTSWADFQQQVAELSYRAHDVRLASAHVMGGCAMGEDPQTAVVDSRGRHHQLENLSILDGSLFPTSIGANPQLSIYGLVARLASQLAEELS; encoded by the coding sequence ATGCCTGTACCCGATATTTTCCTGCAGGGCGTGGCGCGCGGCTGGCAGGTTATTGATGCCCGTGAACTGGATAGCGACCGTGAGCTTGAAGCAGACGTCATCATCATTGGCACTGGCGCCGGCGGCGGCACCAGTGCCGAAATTCTCGCCAACGCCGGCCTGCGTGTGCTGCTGGTGGAAGAAGGCTCACTGAAGACCTCCAGCGACTTCAAGAACGACGAAGGCAAGGCTTACGCCGAGCTGTACCAGGAGGGCTCGGCGCGGGCCACCGGCGACAGTGCCATCGGCATCCTGCAGGGTCGCACCGTTGGCGGCACCACCACGGTAAACTGGACCAGCAGCTTCCGCACACCCGATCCAACCCTGGCGCACTGGGCCGCCGAGCACAATGTGAAGGGGCTCGACAGCGCCAGCATGGCGCCCTGGTTCGCCAAGATGGAGGAGCGCCTGGGCGTCGCGCCCTGGGCGATACCGCCCAACGCCAACAACGACGTGATTCGTCAGGGTTGCGAACAGCTCGGTTATCACTGGAAGGTCATTCCGCGTAACGTGCGCGGTTGCTGGAATCTGGGTTACTGCGGCACCGGTTGCCCGGCCAACGCCAAGCAGTCGATGCTGGTCACCACGCTGCCAGCCGCCCTGGACAAGGGCGCCGTGCTGATACACAGCGCCCGCGCCGAACGCCTGGCGTTCAGCGGCGACCGCGTCAGCGCCGTGCAGTGCCGCGCGATGGACGCACACCTCAGCCGCCCGAGCGGTCACCGGCTGACCCTGCGCGCGCCGCATATCGTGCTGGCCGGCGGCGGCATCAACAACCCCGGCCTGCTGCTGCGCTCCGAAGCACCCGACCCGCACCAGCGCGTCGGCAAGCGTACCTTCCTGCACCCGGTCAACCTGACCCTGGCGCAGTACGATCGCGACATCCACGGCTATTACGGCGCGCCACAATCCATCTACTCCGACCACTTTCAATGGAACCAGGGCACCACCGGTCCGATGGGCTACAAGCTGGAAGTCCCGCCCATGCAGCCAAGTATCACCGCCACACTGATGGGCGGCTTTGGCATGCAGAGTCTGCAGCGCATGGCGGCGTTACCGCAGAGCAACGTGCTGCTGGCGCTGCTGCGCGACGGCTTCCACGAACAAAGCCAGGGCGGCAGCGTCAGCCTGCGCGACAATGGCGATCCGGTACTCGACTACCCGCTCAACGACTACCTCTGGGATGGCGCGCGCCGCGCCTACCTGAGCATGGGCGAGGTCCAGTTTGCTGCCGGCGCCAAAGCGGTGATGCCCAGCCACGCCCACGGGCGCCTGAGCACCAGCTGGGCGGACTTCCAGCAGCAAGTTGCCGAGCTGTCCTACCGCGCCCACGATGTGCGCCTGGCCAGCGCGCACGTCATGGGGGGCTGCGCCATGGGCGAAGATCCGCAAACCGCCGTGGTTGATAGCCGGGGCCGACATCATCAGCTGGAAAACCTGTCGATCCTCGATGGCTCGCTATTCCCCACCAGTATCGGCGCCAACCCGCAGCTGTCGATCTATGGACTGGTTGCCCGGCTGGCCAGCCAACTGGCCGAGGAATTGTCCTGA
- a CDS encoding twin-arginine translocation pathway signal protein, with product MPDTTSPNLDRRSLLKLGLGASMVLGTAGLTASLSGCSSNAPATNFAVLRDSDLPLLRALYPAVIGPHPAFDQGQAADAATAQLDRSLQAASPFVQEEVLNLLGMLSLPLTRGPLTGIWGNLAEASPAQLEAFLLRWRDSRFDLLRKGHKAITQLLQLSWYATPQSWAAVGYPGPPQV from the coding sequence ATGCCTGATACCACCTCGCCGAATCTCGACCGGCGCAGCCTGCTCAAGCTGGGACTGGGCGCCTCCATGGTGCTCGGTACCGCAGGCCTGACGGCCAGCCTCAGCGGTTGCAGCAGCAATGCGCCGGCGACAAATTTTGCCGTGCTGCGCGACTCCGACCTGCCGCTGCTGCGCGCCCTTTACCCGGCCGTGATCGGCCCACATCCGGCCTTTGACCAGGGCCAGGCCGCCGACGCAGCAACAGCGCAGCTGGACCGCTCGCTGCAAGCCGCTTCGCCCTTTGTGCAGGAGGAAGTGCTCAACCTGCTGGGCATGCTGTCGCTGCCGCTCACCCGCGGACCGCTGACCGGCATCTGGGGCAATCTGGCCGAGGCCAGTCCGGCGCAACTGGAGGCCTTTCTGCTGCGCTGGCGCGACAGCCGATTCGATCTGCTGCGCAAGGGCCACAAGGCCATCACCCAGCTGCTACAGCTGTCCTGGTACGCCACCCCACAATCCTGGGCAGCCGTCGGCTACCCCGGCCCGCCGCAAGTCTGA
- a CDS encoding coniferyl aldehyde dehydrogenase, with amino-acid sequence MVADIAYLQDQQQSINRMQQLFSAQQAAFAKDPMPDADTRVDQLKALKQVLLNHQDAFIKAINADFGRRSADETRLAEIMPSLEAIHYASKHLRRWMKPSRRKVGMAFQPARAQVVYQPLGVVGIIVPWNYPLYLAIGPLVTALAAGNRALIKMSESTPRTAEVLERMLGSVFTEEQVAVVTGEAEVGAAFSRLAFDHLLFTGATSIGRHVMRAAADNLTPVTLELGGKSPAIVSQDVPLADAAERIAFGKAVNAGQTCVAPDYILCPRDRVEPLAEALQQRFAQMYPSLRDNPDYTQIVNPRQYLRLQGYLSDANEKGARILPVNPANEDLDGTRVIAPTLLLNVNDDMTVMQDEIFGPLLPILPYDNLDAALSYIAERPRPLALYYFGYDKAEQQRLMQQTHAGGMCINDAVLHVAQDDMPFGGIGASGMGHYHGHEGFLAMSKAKGVYIKQRYNGAKPIYPPYGGTLLKLVYKLFLR; translated from the coding sequence ATGGTCGCCGATATTGCTTACCTGCAGGATCAGCAACAATCCATCAACCGCATGCAGCAACTGTTTAGCGCCCAGCAGGCGGCCTTTGCGAAGGATCCCATGCCCGATGCCGACACCCGGGTGGACCAACTCAAGGCACTCAAGCAGGTGCTGCTCAACCACCAGGACGCTTTCATCAAGGCCATCAATGCCGACTTTGGCCGACGCTCAGCCGATGAAACGCGGCTGGCCGAGATCATGCCCTCGCTGGAAGCCATTCACTACGCCAGCAAGCATCTGCGCCGCTGGATGAAGCCTTCGCGCCGCAAGGTCGGCATGGCCTTTCAGCCGGCCCGCGCCCAAGTGGTTTACCAACCGCTGGGCGTCGTTGGCATCATCGTGCCCTGGAATTATCCGCTGTATCTGGCAATTGGGCCGCTGGTCACCGCGCTGGCCGCCGGCAACCGTGCCCTGATCAAAATGAGTGAGTCGACGCCGCGCACCGCCGAGGTGCTGGAGCGCATGCTGGGTAGCGTCTTCACCGAAGAACAGGTAGCGGTGGTCACCGGGGAAGCCGAGGTAGGCGCCGCGTTTTCCCGTCTGGCCTTCGATCACCTGCTGTTCACCGGCGCAACCAGCATCGGCCGTCACGTGATGCGCGCCGCCGCCGACAACCTGACCCCAGTCACCCTGGAGCTGGGCGGCAAGTCACCGGCCATCGTCTCCCAGGACGTACCGCTGGCCGACGCCGCCGAACGCATCGCCTTCGGCAAGGCGGTCAACGCCGGTCAAACCTGCGTGGCCCCCGACTACATCCTCTGCCCGCGCGACCGCGTCGAGCCGCTGGCCGAGGCCCTGCAACAACGCTTTGCCCAGATGTACCCAAGCCTGCGCGACAACCCGGACTACACGCAGATCGTCAACCCGCGCCAGTACCTGCGCCTGCAGGGGTATCTCAGCGATGCCAACGAGAAGGGTGCGCGCATTCTGCCGGTCAACCCGGCCAACGAGGATCTGGACGGCACCCGCGTGATCGCGCCCACCTTGCTGCTCAACGTCAACGACGACATGACTGTGATGCAGGATGAGATCTTCGGGCCGCTGCTGCCGATTCTGCCCTACGATAACCTGGACGCCGCCCTGAGCTATATCGCCGAGCGCCCGCGCCCACTGGCCCTGTACTACTTTGGCTACGACAAAGCCGAGCAGCAGCGCCTGATGCAGCAAACCCACGCCGGCGGCATGTGCATCAACGATGCCGTACTGCACGTTGCCCAGGACGACATGCCCTTCGGCGGCATCGGCGCCTCCGGCATGGGGCACTACCACGGCCACGAGGGCTTTTTGGCCATGAGCAAGGCCAAGGGCGTCTATATAAAGCAGCGCTACAACGGCGCTAAGCCGATCTACCCGCCCTACGGTGGCACATTGCTGAAGCTGGTGTACAAACTGTTCCTGCGCTGA
- a CDS encoding TetR/AcrR family transcriptional regulator, producing MKTRDRILHASLQLFNEQGERSVTTNHIAAHLGMSPGNLYYHFRNKQQIIAELFEGYVAEMEQSLALPQGRALDLDDKAGYLEAVAAVMWRYRFLLRDLEHLLASDAALAARYRPFSRNALQAIEAIFQGTIDAGILDARYADASVLALNSWLLMNSWVSFLCTTVLNDAQDSLTLQMLQRGVYQVLAQERGLLSEAARPRVEVMLQTLYADLPADPS from the coding sequence ATGAAAACCCGCGACCGCATCCTTCATGCCAGCCTGCAGCTGTTCAACGAACAGGGAGAGCGCAGCGTGACCACCAACCACATTGCTGCGCACTTGGGTATGTCACCCGGCAACCTGTATTACCACTTCCGCAACAAGCAGCAGATCATTGCCGAGCTGTTCGAGGGCTACGTAGCGGAGATGGAGCAGAGTCTTGCTTTGCCGCAGGGGCGCGCGCTGGATCTGGACGACAAGGCGGGTTACCTCGAAGCGGTAGCTGCGGTCATGTGGCGTTATCGATTCCTGCTGCGTGATCTGGAGCACCTGCTGGCCAGCGATGCAGCGCTGGCGGCGCGTTACCGACCCTTCTCGCGTAATGCGCTACAGGCAATCGAGGCGATTTTTCAAGGCACCATCGACGCCGGCATTCTCGATGCCCGTTACGCCGATGCGTCGGTGTTGGCGCTCAACAGCTGGCTACTGATGAATAGCTGGGTCAGTTTTCTGTGCACTACGGTGCTTAACGACGCGCAGGACAGTCTGACGCTGCAGATGTTGCAGCGCGGCGTCTATCAGGTGCTGGCGCAGGAGAGGGGCCTGTTGAGTGAAGCGGCCAGGCCGCGGGTTGAGGTCATGCTGCAAACGCTCTACGCCGACTTGCCTGCCGATCCCAGCTGA
- a CDS encoding hydrolase, with translation MSRFRPARWLPGGHLQTLFSPLLRRSLPLQRERERLTLADGDFLDLDWFGPDNPEQPCVILLHGLTGSSNSLYILGQQRQLAALGWRSVAVNWRGCSGEPNHSARAYHSGASDDLADVVKHVLLRCPGRTLAAAGFSLGGNVLLKYLGECGDDCPLGAAVAVSVPFRLDECADRLQEGFSRVYQSRFMRDMLAYVSNKKRLFQHQGWHSEHARLDALGSMDGMDTFWDFDGRITAPLHGYASAEDYYRRCSSRFFLGRIQRPCLLIQALNDPFVYPRSLPQLDELGPRTEFELHQRGGHVGFVEGPLWRPGYYLERRIPTWLAAQLGSAGKSA, from the coding sequence GTGAGCCGCTTTCGGCCCGCGCGCTGGCTGCCCGGCGGCCACCTGCAGACCCTGTTCAGCCCGCTGCTGCGCCGCTCTCTACCATTGCAGCGCGAGCGTGAACGCCTGACGCTGGCCGATGGCGACTTTCTTGATCTGGACTGGTTTGGCCCGGATAACCCAGAGCAACCCTGCGTAATTCTGCTGCACGGCCTGACCGGCAGTTCCAACTCACTGTATATCCTCGGCCAGCAGCGGCAGCTGGCAGCGCTTGGCTGGCGCAGTGTGGCGGTCAACTGGCGCGGCTGCTCGGGCGAGCCCAACCACAGCGCCCGCGCCTACCACTCCGGCGCCAGCGATGATCTGGCCGACGTGGTCAAGCATGTGCTGCTGCGCTGTCCCGGGCGCACGCTGGCGGCGGCCGGCTTCTCACTGGGCGGCAACGTGCTGCTCAAGTATCTGGGTGAATGCGGTGACGACTGCCCGCTCGGTGCGGCGGTTGCGGTATCCGTGCCCTTTCGTCTGGACGAATGCGCCGACCGGCTGCAAGAAGGCTTTTCGCGGGTCTATCAGAGCCGCTTTATGCGCGACATGTTGGCCTACGTCAGCAACAAGAAGCGGCTGTTTCAGCACCAGGGCTGGCACAGCGAACACGCCCGGCTCGACGCCCTTGGCTCGATGGACGGCATGGATACCTTCTGGGATTTCGATGGCCGGATAACCGCGCCGCTGCACGGTTACGCCAGCGCCGAGGATTATTACCGACGCTGCAGCAGCCGCTTCTTTCTCGGCCGCATTCAGCGCCCCTGCCTGCTGATTCAGGCGCTCAACGACCCCTTTGTCTACCCGCGCAGCCTGCCGCAGCTGGACGAGCTGGGGCCGCGTACCGAGTTTGAGCTGCACCAGCGCGGCGGCCATGTCGGCTTTGTGGAGGGGCCGCTCTGGCGCCCTGGCTATTATCTGGAGCGTCGTATTCCGACCTGGCTGGCGGCTCAGCTGGGATCGGCAGGCAAGTCGGCGTAG